The window catgaaggagaaaaatgactggatggctgaacccaggacattatccaccccttattccataccattcacgtcatgcccagatcccacattttcaatacaccatcactcttaagtccacccctcgatcatgagtcaatctctatgttgcatctctggactgatggcctgaaatatctgggccgaccaggctcaaaatcattcaccatccccttcagcagttctacagcttgctgctggggactccatacagctgccttccacttccaatgcttccaaagcacaggAGGGttccagtggaccagatactcgcccatactgtcccacatgcccttccattcatgactgtccagccttggggacagtctcctggtgcccctatatccttgtctaaccctagacaagacccaaacctgactctgcttaactttgggatcagacaaaatggttgtgtgtagaacacactctgtgtgtgtgccaccatgctgatccctaacacaatcagcaggcaagtcccaagggcacccaaaagccattcataaccatcagaactctcagatgatgctgctgcacttgtcactggggctgatgtagctgccctgcttgccagttctccaaccaccagcttctcttctcccgagtccggatcttcctccactgccttgctgggaagtgctgtgtggtctcctgcatcctgctgggggtcggcaGGTGACTTCCGGGGGGACAATCTCGGCCGTCGCAGGGTTGGGAACAACCGCGGGACacacctcccccgctgcctagtcccgctgctcagctacagcttctctctgctcctcctccacGTCCTCCCACttctctgccacagccgtttggttCCCGGAGccactctccctggcagcctcagccaCAGGCGgttcccggggccgctccttcctggcttcacgcagcctcatGCAGAcggaggcgaggacaagggcaaggatggtgaagagcagcaggacggcctggtacaagtccaagtccacagCCATGTCCATcaccccctgctgccggagccccaccgtattacaagtctctgacataaagtacagtgaaacaaaaactttagcccaagccccatgattgttaaacacaaatacatctaatccatacacaaagtacctggcaaaatcctgaaactgtgagatccagagaaaaaaatgtgagagccaataaatcagcactgtgatgagtgactataatTCcactcagatctgttgttatctcaaccccttgtgccccatgttgggtgccaaaaagagctgtcatggtttaaaccaagtccacacacagctcgttcactcactcccaaCATCGCTCCCCCATCTCCCGGggattaggaaggagaatccaaagaatgtagcccccacggattgagataagcacagtttaatagctaaggtataacacaaatcactactgccattactactacaaataataatgataaagccaataacaagtgacaagaatacaacacctcaccagccacgaACCCATAACCCAcaccaccctgcctgactgagcaccgactgatacatcctccattcccccagacctcagcccttccgggtctctcctggtCACCTCCTGGgtatcacgtgctatggtatggaatagctctttggctagcctgggtcaggtgtcctgtctctgcttcctccctggcagagcatgagctcagaaaaggccttggacaaaccaaacattggagcagtaactcaaaacatacttgctatcagcaaccgttcccagcccgaaagtcaaaccacagaactgcaccagctaccaaggaggagagcaatgactgctactgctcaaaccaggacacccacCTACTCAAAAACATTCTACAGTTACATTTAGGAAATGGAGGTGATACTAATGACCAGAGAATAACACTTGAGCATAAAGTTCAAGTGATGACTCTAATTCTCTCACTGAATAGACTATCTCCTATTTTGCCCATGCATGGATATGGTCTGGATGGAGAGGGACTGGCAGAAGAGTGAGCACTGGCTGGGCTGTTGGGTGCAGAGGTTGATAGAGTCTatcctgcaggaggctggagagtACCACAGGGGTTTATCTCCTTAATCTATCTAAACTGAACAGAAGGAGAGCACCACGGTGTGCAGGGACCATAACACAGTACCTGAGCAAGAGAAGTAGGGCAGGAACAGAGACCTGGGCCAAGCGCAGCCAAGACAAGCAAGCTGGGGATTACAAGACAGGTCCACAACCAAGCTAAAACAGATCAAATCAATCCCCTGGTCAGGTTTAAGTCCAGCATTTGCTAGGAAAGACCATGAGCAAACCTAGGTCTAAGGATCATCAAAGGATTTCATAGGTGTGCACACCTCCTGCTAAACCAGAAATCCTCAAGTATAGTCCAACCACCTTGGCCTGAGCTTAAATAGAGATGTTGGGAAAATGGGCAGAGGGTGAGGATGGAGaaccagctgaggctgctcagggggatAACGGCCTGGGACAATTCATCAATGCCTCAAactgcccatttctcacccttcAATACAGTGGAAGCCAAGAGTCACCAGCTCAGCTCTTGGACATCCAGGCACTGCATGTGGATAACCCCAgtggggatggaaaactggACTGTCAagtgtgcacagagggaaaacagcagctgcagagatggagtcacttgtgcttcatgtcCCTTTTGAGGACTGTGTGCAAGATCTGGAATGTCTCTCAACCCATTCTCATTGTGTCAGTCTGTTCAGACCAAAACCTTTGCATGGtccacaagtatgtcagaagcatcctatgagccctcatcactgctgctgtgcagctgtgctcaggcatggctcatccatgccatgtctctcagatgcccaagcaccacaatgcctttcagagctgatttcacaccctttgcttttccttctctttgttttcctctgctaaagcatgagcagccctggaggcttcctcccaggagagcacatgcaactgtatttacagccccagcaccacaagctgggctcttgcagtctggcaggagctcacctctcttcacatcaggagctgaacagagctgatgctggcacctggatgttctctgctgcactggggataaaCCCTTGGCTCCCATCACTCGGTGGCAGAAGGAAGGCACAGGAGGTAACATCACGACAAAGCACAGCCTGACCTGCACTGAGGCAGTGggcttgcttctgcatgtcctcTTTATCTCTTTAGTAAAGCTGCATCAGAAATCAGCCTTacctgtgtgggttttctttataAGAAGAGGAAGCAATGGTTTCtgcaggttgttttctttcccataggCAGCTAAAGCAGATGCACTGAATTACTCAAGAGTTAATGAGGATGAATCTTATTTTGTtctaaagaaatgcaacattcCAGATTGTCAGCAGAATGTAGTCACTAACAAATCAGCACATTGTAACATCAACTCCTTTTTAATGCAAGCAGCTGAATGCTCATAGATTTAGGATGCTTCAATGTGCAGGAGCTCAGAAAACTATAAATCATGTGAATGTTTCTGTTAGgaatgatctcaaacagtttgATAAATGTGGTTTGTTGATTGGAATGATAACTAAAAGCCAAGTGAAAATGGGTGCAGTTCATTCATGTGTAAGCTGGATTTCACTGGGACTGGGACTTTCTATCCCCCTGGTTTACATGTGTTACTATGAGGTTTTCAGGTGTCTTCGGAACAAATTagctctgaaaactgaaaagtgaaagtgaagaaagatctgattcttttctttaatctgaaaacacatgtgCTTGAATGAATTGATAGTTTTAAGGGTCCTAGCACTGGAAATGCCATTTGTTGGCAATGACTTGTGTCCTTGTGTCCTCTTTAGTAAAGCTGCGTTTGAAAACATCCTTACCAACGTGGGTTTTCTTTACAGTAAGAGAGACCAATGCCTGACGCAGGTTGTGTTTGGTTTACACAGGCAGCTAAAGCAGATGCACTGAATTACTCCAGACTTAAATGAGAATGATTCTTCTTTTGTTGTAAAGAAATGTAACATTTCATATTGTCAGCAGAATACAGTCACTAACAAATGAGCCTTTGGTATCAGCCTGTTATAACATCAACTATTTTAATGCAAGCAACTTAATGTCCATAGGTTTAGGTGCTTTATTGTGCTGGAGCTCAGGAAGGTATAAATCATGAATTTAACAATGTCAATTTTATCTGCCGTGAATGATCTCTAATAATTTGATTAATGTGGTTTGATAACTGGAATGATAACCAAAAGCCAAGGGAAAATAGATGCATGTCATTAATGTGTAAGGTGGGTTTACAACCGGGATTGGGACTTTCTCTTGATTCATGTTAATGTGCACTCTTCTGAGGTTCCTCTGAGGTTTACTCTGGCACAAATTGTCTGTGAACTTAAAGTGATTGAAGATCTGATTCTTTTCTCAAATCTGGCAAACCCAAGTCCTTGAATAAATCCATAGTTTGAGTGTCCCAGCATAGAAATCTAACAATGACATTTGCTCCTGGTTCTTTCTGAAATACCTCAACTTAAATCCATTAAGTATATATAATGTGGGTTACAAAATGTAGTAGCATACACTAAAATGTAGAATCTCAAATATTCACTGACTGGAGATAGATGTGGTCCAGATTTGAATCTGAATTCTTGATCATTGTGATAATTCTCTTGCTTTTGCCTCAGCAGGTAACACCTGGTCATGGGAGGAAATCACACTCAGACTAAATTCATCCTGTTGGGAATTACAGAGAGCCCATATGTGCAaactcctctttttctcttctttctgttgaCTTACATTGTCACTTTGGTGGGGAATGTTGGGATTATCATCTTGGTTCGggtgtctcccagcctccacacccccatgtacttcttcctcacccatttCGCCTTCACtgacatctgctattccacagtcatctcccccaggatgctggcagacctcttatcagaggacaaaaccatttctttcactgcctgcatgatgcagttcttcacctttgcttttttcagtactattgagtgtcacctgctggccatgatggcctacgaccggcacgttgccatctgccagcccctgctctatgtgaccatcatctccagccgtgtctgctggcagctggtagcatcaTCCTACCTATTCGCCTTCCTCAGTGTCATCATCTACAcatggtgtgtgtttggaggttccttctgtggtcccaaccacattgaccacttcttctgtgatgTTGTCCCTGTTCTAAAGCTCgtgtgctctgacacccacagcagtgagatgatCATCTTTGCCTTATACACCATCAATGTGGTGAGTGCAGTTGTTGTCATTTTGCTCTCGTACATCTCTATCATTCACacagtgctgaggatgtgctcagcacagagcagggccagagccttCCACACCTGCTCATCCCATTTGATGGCTGTTTCCTTGTACTTTGGGCCAGCATTCTTCATGTACCTACAACCTCCATCTAGCCACAGGAGCCTGGATAAGGTGGCCTCCATCTTTTACACCGTAGTCAcccccatgctcaacccattcatctacagcctgaggaacaaggaaGTGAAGGGGGCTCTGATCAAGTGCAGGAGGAGATTGTTCAACCATAGGCAACTGAGACGAGTTCTGTCATCCAGGACATGAATAGTTCATGTCCAGTATGAAAGCCTATGGGGCACTGAAATATTGAGATTTTCCAGTGATACTCATGACTTTATGGAAGTTCTTCTGCAGGTCCTGCACAAAAGTCAATGACAGTATTGAATGAGAAACAGACCCTCAATATGACACCattcttggaagaaaacaagaggagaCTGAGCTTCAATCTTCATTTCTGTTCACAGTCCCCAGCCTGGAGGAAGAAATCACCCCCAGTTATCCCAGGCATCATTTCCACACAGGAAGTACCAATGAGCTTCATTGAGTTACAACTTTTGTCATTCATAAACATGTCTCTCTTGCAAGATCCTTGACCTTGTCCCTCAGCTCCAATAAAATTCCTCACTCTGACCTGTgagctctttattaaagctgctggggtgggagggaacaggaagtgcAGTTTGACATTTGCTGGCTGAGAAAGAGTCAGAGAAAAGGTTTCAAAAGattcattgcatttgtttgtgcctttcaaagacCAAAATCTGGTGGGAATCAAGGTCTAAGCTGGACCTTTGaatatgtcgtggtttaaaccaaatcctcacagtactctcactcattcccccctttgctcccccaactcccggagagttaggaaggagaatccaaagaatgtagcccccacgggtttagataagaacggtttaattgctaagttataacacaaatcactactgccattactactacaaataataatgataattccaataacaagtgaagagaatacaacacctcaccagccaccgacccataactcaccccaaccctgcccagctgagcaccaaccaatacctcctccatttcccttcagagctccatccttccagctctctcccccagttgcatcctgggcatcacgtgctatggtatggaatacctcattggctagcctgggtcaggtgtcctgtctctccttcctcccagcctcccgtcctccccagcagagcatgtgctcagaaaaggccttgaacaaaaacaccccaaaacatgctgatatcagcaactgttcccagcccagaagtcaaaccacagaactgcaccaggtacatgaaggagaaaaatgactggatggctgaacccaggacattatccaccccttattccataccattcacgtcatgcccagatctcacatttccaatacaccatcactcttaagtccacccctcgatcatgagtcaatctctatgttgcatctctggactgatggcctgaaatatctgggcccaccaggctcaaaattattcactgtccccttcagcagttctacagcttgctgctggggactccatacagctgccttccatctccaatgcttccaaagcactggagggttccagtggaccagatactcacccatactgtcccacatgcccttccattcatgactgtccagccttggggacagtctcctggtgcccctatatccttgtctaaccctagacaagacccaaacctgactctgcttaactttgggatcagacaaaatggttgtgtgtagaacacactctgtgtgtgtgccaccatgctgatccctatcacaatcagcaggcaggtcccaagggcacccaaaagccattcataaccatcagaactctcagctgctgctgctgcacttgtcactggggctgatgtagctgccctgcttgccagctctcccaccaccagcttctcttctcccgagtccggatcttcctccactgccttgctgggaagtgctgtgtggtctcctgcatcctgctggggctcggcgggtgacttccgggggacactctcggccgtcgcaGGGTCcggaacggccgcgggactcgGCTCTTCCGGCGCCTGCTCCCCCTGCTTGGCTActgcccctctctgctcctctgccgCCTCCCCCGGATGCTCTGCTACAGCCGTTTGGTTCCCGGGGCCGCTCtctctggcagcctcagctggtgctgccggctcctggggctgctccttcctggcttcacacagcctcacgcagacggaggcgaggacaagggcaaggatggtgaagagcagcaggacggcctggtacaagtccaagtccatgGCCATGtccatccctccctgctgctggagccccaccgtattacaagtcAGTGctgtaaagtacagtgaaacaaaaactttagcccaagctCCATGActgataaacacaaatacatctaaTCCATACttaaagtacctggcaaaatcctgaaactgtgagatccagagaaaaacctctaagagccaataaatcagcattgtgacaagagaccataaatctgctcagatctgttcttatctcaagcccCGGGCCCCATGTTGGGCACtaaaaatgtcatggtttaaaccaaaatccgCACCATtcctcactcactccccccctttgctccaccaactcccggagagttaggaaggagaatacaaagaatgtggcccccacgggttgagacaagaacgatttaattgctaaggcacaacacaaatcactactgccattactattacaaataataatgataaagccaataacaagcgaaaagaatacaacacctcaaaagccaccgacccataactcactccaccctgcccagccgggcaccaaccaatacctcctccatttcacTTCAGAGCTCcccccttccagctctctcccccagttgcatcctgggcatcacgtgctatggtatggaatacctcattgcctagcctgggtcaggtgtcctgtctctccttcctcccagcctcccctcctccccagcagagcatgtgctcagaaaaggccttggacaaaaacacccccaaaacatgctgatatcagcaactgttcccagcacagaagtcaaaccacagaactgcaacaggtacaagaaggagaaacatgactgataactgctgaacccaggacagtgtcCTTTATCTGTctaaagagaagcagaagagaacacCCTGGTGTGCAGGGCCCATCCCACAGTATCTGAGCAAGACAAGTAGAGCAGGAACAGAGACATGGGCCAAGCTCAGCCAAGACTCCAGAGCATCAGGCAAGTTGGGGATTATGAGGCAGGTCGAGCCTAAGCCAAAGCAAGACAACACAAATCAAGTCAATCACTGAATTAGGGTCAGGCCCAGCAATTGCTGGGAAGGTACATGAGCAAGCTTTGGTCACCATCAAAGGATTCCTTAGATGTGCACAACTCCTGTTAAACtggaaaccaaaacacaaacagagcCCAGCTTCCCTGGGCTGAGATTAAATAGAGGTGGGGGACAAGTGGGCCGAAGGTGGGGATGGAGCCTCACATGAGGCTGGTCAGGGGTATAAAGGCCTATTAGTTCAGCCTGGGAGAATTCATCATTGCCTCaaatgcccatttctcacccttcAATACACTGGAAgcccagagtcaccagcttTGAATATCAAGGAGAATCCCTCCCCAGGATGTAGCTTCACAAGACATgtcagagagaggaagaaatagtagatttaattaatatattatACCTAATGTCAATATAATTAATTCTTGCATTTCATTAATGTTCAAATAATATAGAATAAAGGGTGAACTGTTCTGAGACCACACAGCATCAAGACACTTTGGGCACATCAGGGAGTCCTCCCATTGATTTTAAGTGCCCTATACTTAAATGGTGAGACAAATGGAATTCCAGCTGGAGAAAAAcacccacatcccatatccatGCCCAGCTCATGTTAAAGTACACCAGGGAAAGTAAATGGTGCATTTCA of the Melopsittacus undulatus isolate bMelUnd1 chromosome 4, bMelUnd1.mat.Z, whole genome shotgun sequence genome contains:
- the LOC117436094 gene encoding olfactory receptor 1020-like; translation: MGGNHTQTKFILLGITESPYVQTPLFLFFLLTYIVTLVGNVGIIILVRVSPSLHTPMYFFLTHFAFTDICYSTVISPRMLADLLSEDKTISFTACMMQFFTFAFFSTIECHLLAMMAYDRHVAICQPLLYVTIISSRVCWQLVASSYLFAFLSVIIYTWCVFGGSFCGPNHIDHFFCDVVPVLKLVCSDTHSSEMIIFALYTINVVSAVVVILLSYISIIHTVLRMCSAQSRARAFHTCSSHLMAVSLYFGPAFFMYLQPPSSHRSLDKVASIFYTVVTPMLNPFIYSLRNKEVKGALIKCRRRLFNHRQLRRVLSSRT